One stretch of Williamwhitmania sp. DNA includes these proteins:
- a CDS encoding ketoacyl-ACP synthase III, which yields MLPIRIKGTGIYAPGEPIGNEELKKLAGIDFDAEKIEAKVGISKRHIAHLRGIAETTADFATKAALNAIADAKIATDDIGLVIVATDTPEFISPATAIVVQGRLQGSEKWSAAFDVNASCASFTIAFDAAARMLATNHAIKYAVVVGVYNMPAFIRKNDAFGYSIFADGAGAFVLERVENKTSSYIGGTQLADGTQWYFIGIYAGGSHNPVTHEVLNANEQGLLSLKPLPGDRNVRLWPMVVEKLLTDHNQKTDEIDHFIFTQINRSVIVKVMNELKQPLEKTTMVMDRYGYTGSGCVPMAFHHAVKDGNVKRGDRVVFVASGAGLAVGSNLFVY from the coding sequence ATGCTTCCAATACGAATCAAGGGGACCGGGATATATGCACCGGGCGAACCCATTGGCAACGAAGAGCTGAAAAAGTTGGCCGGCATTGATTTCGATGCAGAAAAAATTGAGGCCAAGGTTGGCATCTCCAAAAGGCACATTGCCCATCTGAGAGGCATTGCCGAAACCACAGCCGACTTTGCTACCAAGGCTGCTCTCAATGCCATTGCCGATGCCAAAATTGCCACCGACGACATTGGGTTGGTGATAGTGGCTACCGACACTCCTGAATTTATTTCACCTGCCACCGCCATTGTGGTGCAGGGACGGCTTCAGGGTAGCGAAAAGTGGAGTGCCGCTTTCGATGTGAATGCCTCCTGCGCCAGCTTCACCATTGCCTTCGACGCTGCTGCCCGCATGCTGGCCACCAACCACGCCATAAAGTATGCAGTAGTGGTTGGCGTTTACAACATGCCGGCATTCATTCGCAAAAACGATGCCTTTGGATACTCCATTTTTGCCGATGGTGCAGGTGCCTTTGTGCTCGAGAGAGTCGAGAACAAAACCTCATCCTACATCGGTGGTACGCAGCTGGCAGATGGCACACAGTGGTATTTCATTGGAATTTACGCCGGGGGAAGCCACAACCCGGTAACCCACGAGGTGCTCAACGCCAATGAACAAGGATTGCTAAGCCTTAAACCACTGCCTGGCGACCGGAACGTAAGGCTATGGCCCATGGTTGTAGAGAAACTGCTCACCGATCACAACCAAAAAACAGACGAGATCGACCACTTCATCTTCACGCAGATCAACCGCTCGGTAATTGTAAAGGTGATGAACGAGCTGAAGCAACCGCTGGAAAAAACAACAATGGTAATGGACCGCTACGGCTACACCGGTTCCGGCTGTGTTCCAATGGCCTTTCACCACGCCGTAAAGGATGGCAACGTGAAACGAGGTGATAGGGTTGTTTTTGTTGCCTCGGGCGCGGGATTGGCAGTTGGCAGTAACCTCTTCGTTTACTAG
- a CDS encoding 3-oxoacyl-ACP synthase, translating to MNTLVGIVGTGIYIPEKRMTAKQIAEATGGNWTEQAVIEKLGIRQIVVPGENDGTQEMGVKAAQDVLKNTGVDPKSIDLIICIGEEWKEYPLTTSGIYIQEQIGATNAWAIDVQQRCGTAVAAMKIAKDMMFSDDDINTAMIVGGYRNGDFIDFKEPSVSFMYNLSAGAGAIIMKKNYSQNLLLGTHIMTDGSLARAVGVEFGGTCNPITADNALVAYKSLKVFDEKQMKDRLNEVSMKNWMNCIDTAFQKSGIDRDKIGYLAGLHFKRSMYEHMVHQLGLTMEQTVYLEDYGHLGQIDQILSLHLGLQQKKISKGTIVSMIAAGIGYAWGANVIRWG from the coding sequence ATGAATACTCTAGTAGGAATTGTTGGAACAGGAATATATATCCCCGAGAAGCGGATGACCGCAAAGCAAATTGCTGAGGCCACGGGTGGAAATTGGACAGAGCAGGCGGTTATCGAAAAGTTGGGGATCAGGCAAATTGTGGTTCCTGGTGAAAACGATGGAACGCAGGAGATGGGTGTAAAAGCAGCGCAGGATGTGCTCAAAAACACAGGCGTAGACCCCAAGTCCATCGACCTCATCATCTGCATTGGCGAGGAGTGGAAGGAATATCCGCTCACCACTTCCGGCATTTACATTCAGGAGCAGATTGGAGCAACCAATGCCTGGGCCATCGATGTGCAGCAGCGATGCGGCACCGCCGTAGCCGCCATGAAGATTGCCAAGGATATGATGTTTTCCGACGACGACATCAACACCGCCATGATTGTGGGTGGCTACCGCAACGGCGACTTCATCGACTTCAAGGAACCTTCTGTATCGTTTATGTATAACCTTTCGGCAGGTGCAGGTGCCATAATCATGAAGAAAAACTACTCCCAAAACCTGCTGCTGGGAACCCACATCATGACCGATGGCTCACTCGCCCGAGCCGTTGGGGTGGAGTTTGGCGGAACCTGTAACCCAATCACAGCCGACAACGCTTTGGTTGCCTATAAGTCGCTCAAGGTTTTCGACGAGAAGCAGATGAAGGATCGCCTCAATGAGGTTTCCATGAAAAACTGGATGAACTGCATCGACACGGCTTTTCAAAAATCGGGAATTGACCGCGACAAGATTGGCTATCTGGCAGGCCTTCACTTTAAGCGCTCCATGTATGAGCACATGGTTCACCAGCTGGGGCTCACCATGGAGCAAACCGTGTACCTTGAAGATTATGGACATCTTGGTCAGATAGATCAGATACTCTCCCTCCATCTGGGATTACAGCAGAAAAAAATATCTAAAGGAACCATTGTATCGATGATTGCCGCAGGTATTGGATATGCCTGGGGTGCCAACGTAATTCGGTGGGGATAA
- a CDS encoding alpha/beta hydrolase: MKKLIYIGIVTGLFLMSGCNTPYKSLTNISSMDDLSYPFPVKKVQLPESGYTIAYTDQGTGDKTIIFIHGLGSYSPAWERNIPELSKKYRCIAIDLPGYGKSSKQPHSGSMTFYASIVNEFAQELNLGKVYLSGHSMGGQISMVTTLLYPNLVKGLILVDPAGFERFNAGQSQWFRDVMTPKLVKLTTAEAIQNNLATNFYRVPKEAEFMITDRLIMRTASDFDAYCYTVAQSVDGMVDQPVINYLKDIKVPTL, encoded by the coding sequence ATGAAAAAGCTTATATATATTGGCATTGTAACCGGATTATTTCTTATGAGCGGCTGCAACACTCCATACAAGAGTCTAACCAACATTAGCTCCATGGACGACCTATCCTACCCCTTTCCGGTTAAGAAGGTGCAACTCCCCGAAAGCGGATATACCATTGCCTACACCGACCAAGGAACTGGCGATAAGACCATCATCTTTATCCATGGTCTTGGCAGCTACTCCCCAGCTTGGGAACGAAACATCCCGGAGCTCAGCAAAAAGTATCGCTGCATTGCCATAGACCTACCCGGATATGGAAAGTCGAGCAAGCAACCTCACAGCGGCTCAATGACCTTTTATGCCAGCATAGTTAACGAGTTTGCTCAAGAGCTCAACCTTGGCAAGGTCTACCTCTCTGGGCACTCCATGGGTGGACAGATTTCCATGGTTACCACCCTGCTATACCCAAATCTGGTAAAAGGATTAATTCTGGTTGATCCGGCAGGTTTTGAGCGCTTCAACGCAGGGCAAAGCCAATGGTTTAGAGATGTGATGACCCCGAAGTTGGTAAAGCTCACCACTGCTGAAGCTATTCAGAATAACCTAGCTACCAATTTCTACCGCGTTCCCAAGGAGGCCGAGTTTATGATAACTGACCGCCTAATTATGCGTACCGCCAGCGATTTTGATGCCTACTGCTACACGGTTGCTCAATCGGTGGATGGAATGGTGGATCAACCCGTAATCAACTACCTGAAGGATATAAAGGTGCCTACCCT